CCCAAAGTGCCCGCGGATCTGCAGGCGCAGGTGCGCAGCATGTCGGCGGTGGGGGAGCAGTACGTGGAACTGCTGCCGCGCAAGGACTCTGGGCCCTACCTGGAGAACGGCTCGGTGATCCCGATGTCGGAGACCACCGTTCCGCAAGCGGTCGGCCCGATGCTCGACCAGCTCAGTGCGCTGGTGGACACCATCCCCAAGGACAAGTTGAGCCAGTTGCTGGACGAGTCCTACGAAGCGTTCAACGGCACCGGGTTCGACTTCGGTTCGCTGCTGGATTCGGCGTCGACCATCACCGGGGATGCCAGTGCGGTTTCCGACCAGACCCGTGCCCTGATCGACGACTCCGGACCGTTCCTCGACGCGCAGGCCCAGACCGCGGATTCGATCCGCACCTGGGCGCGAAGCCTCGCCGGTATCACTCAGACGGTGTCCGACAACGACGCACCGATTCGCAAGGTCCTGCGCGACGGGCCGGGTTTCGCCCACGAGACTTCCCGCCTGCTGGACGGGATCAAACCGACACTGCCGGTGCTCTTGGCAAACCTGACCACCATCGGACAGATCGCGGTGACCTACAACCCGTCGATCGAACAGTTGCTGGTGTTGTTGCCGCCGTACGTCGCCCAAATCCAGACGTACACGCCGACCAACAGCCCGGCAGGCCTTCCCAACGGTGAGTTCTCGCTGGGCCTCGGTGACCCGTCGTCGTGCACGGTGGGCTTCCTGCCCCCATCGGCATGGCGTTCACCGGCCGACGAGAGCGATATGGACACCCCGGACAACCTCTACTGCAAGCTGCCGCAGGATTCACCGGTAGCCGTGCGTGGTGCGCGCAACTATCCGTGCATGGCGCACCCCGGTAAACGCGCGCCCACGGTCGAGTTGTGCAACGACCCCAACGGCTACCAGCCGCTGGCGCAACGCCAGCACACGCTCGGCCCGTACCCGTTCGACCCCAACCTCATAGCGCAAGGTGTCGCACCGGATTCGCGCGTGCGGCCCGACGACAAGATCTTCGGTCCGCTGCAGGGCAGCCCGTTGCCGCCTGGCGTGACGGAGCCTCCGCCGGGTCCGCCTCCGACGCCGCAGCCGCCGCCGAACTTCGCAGGCACCAACCCGGGCCCGATGCTGCCGGGGCAGCCGATCTACGTCGATCCGCCGGTGCCGGGGCAGCCACCGGCGCCGATACGCAACCCGGAGATCGTGCCGCTGCCGCCGGCGCAACTGCCACAGGCGACCGAAGTGCCTGTGCCGCACGGCCTCACAGCTCCGCCGCCGGCGACGGAGCCAGGTGCACCCGTGGCCGCGCCCAGCGCGTACGACGGTGGGAAACCGTCGGGGCCCGCAGTGACGGTGGCGAAGTACAACCCGCGTAACGGCGAGTACCTGGGCGCCGACGGCAAGCTCTACCGCCAGGCCAACCTGGTGGGTGGGGCCAAGTCGTGGCAGGACCTCATGCCGAGTTGAGTGCGGGTTGTCAGATCTTCTTCATGTAGAACGGCATCCGGATCGCGGGCCACTGATTGCGGCCGCAGGATCCACTGGGGCCGGTCGTGGAGTCCTCGCCGGTGTATTCGTCGGAATTGACGTCGACTTGCGCGTTTTCTCCGACCGGATAGATCTTGTAGATCTGCAGACCCTCGATGGGGGTTCCGTCGGCGCAGTACCGCCATTGCGGCAGAACCCGTTTGATGTACCACAGACCGCTGTTGGTGTAGATCGGCGCCGACCATCCCTGATCGCTGGTCACCGTGCCAGTACATTCGGTCGGCGACATGCACTGCGTGCTGATGGTCCATGTGCTGCGGGTCGACGGCTGCTTCTGGTAGCGCTCGTTGATCTTCGCCCACTCGCCGTTCGACGACGTGGCGAACGTGCCGTTGATACCCCAGTCCTTGCCGGCCGACGCAGGCGGTGCGCCACAGAGACCCATCGCGGTCGCCGAAGCCAAGATCGCCGCGCTCGCAATCAGTTTGGTGGTCGACATGAGCCGCTCCTGAAAGGGATCGAGATGATCGGTACCGACATTCTCAACGTGGAGAATAACAGTGCTGGACAGCCCGGTCACCGTCATCGTGCGGATTTGCCGGCTTCACCGGAACCGCCATGCGCAATCTTCTCGGAAAGGAAGAATTTCGTTTCCTGGTGTGGCACTCTGGCAGGGTGCGAGTGACGGTGATCGCGGCCGCGGCAACGGTTCTGGCCGGTCTGTTGACAGCGCCACCGGCCAATGCGGGCCCGCAGACCTGTAACGACGCGTTCTGCGTACCGGGCATCAATCCGCATGCCGTTCTGGGGGCACCGTGCAGCAACACCACGTACTACGTGTTCGGCGTTGATGCCCGTAACAATTGGGGCCGCCTGGTGTTCTGCGGTTCGCCTCGCCGGTACGAGCCCAGGTGGTTCCGGTCGCCGCCCATGGCGGGCATCCGTGACGAGAACAGTTCGTGCCTGGGAGAATTGAACATGGTCGCCCAGGCGCCCGACGGGTTGTTCCTGACGTGTGTGCCGATGAACGGCGAGACGCTCTGGCGGCGCGGGGACGCGTAACCGCGTTGGCGGGGCCTGGGGCTCACCACGCCCGTATCGAGCACAGCGCGCCCTTGGGCCCGCTGTCGGTCTTCACCACGACGCCGTCGACCGTGAGTTCGCAGTTGAATCCCGGCGGTTCGAGATTCGGCGCCTCCCCGCTCTGCACCACCACCATGGCCCACAGGTTGGGGTCGGCGAGCATCGTCTCGTGCACCCACGGCTTGTCGGGCGCGATGTCCGCCTCGGCGCGCGGGCTGAAGATGTACGGATTGTGACTGTAGTCGGAGAAGATCGCAGGCTCGGTGTCGCGATAGTAGATGTGGGCCCAGAACGGCGCATCCGCGGTCACCGTGTAACGCACGTGATGCAGCACGGGGTCATCGGCCGCAGCGGGTGCCGCGGCCACCAGCGCACCTCCCAGCAGGCCCAGCGTGGTGGCGAAAGCCAGTGTCGACCGCATCGATCACATCCTCGTCAGGAACAACGGATAGGTGAGTGACCCGCCCGGGGCGCCGTCGCAGCCCGCGTCGAATGTCGAGACCATCTGGCCGGCGAGTGTCGTTGCGTCCCACGTGTACACGTCGTGGGTGGGAATCGTGGGGCCGTAGTAGATGTCGCCGCAACGCAGCCCGAACGGATCGTCGATGACCATGGTGTAACGACCGTCGACGAGGATCGCCTCGGTGTAGGTGTTAGCGGCCTTGGCGATCGGCTGAGGGATCGCCTGAACCTGTATGCAGTCACTGCGACTGTTGTTGTCGGCATCCCTGCACCGTGACATCATCGAGAAGACATACGTGTGGAAGTCGCGGCGATCGGGCATGTGCAGGTTGTAGTTGCCGAGATTCATCGCTGCTGCGGGTGGAGCGAAAAGCGTTGCCGCAGCTGTGGCCACGGCGCTTGCTGCACTGACCACGGCGCACATCACGGGCGATTTCACGAAGCACCTCCACGGCTCGCGGCACTGCACGGCTGACTATAGAACGAGATCGAACTTCGCTCTGGCGAATTCGGAATCTCCCCGTCCTCAGCGCACCGGAGCGAACTCGATGTGCAGTTCGGTGAGGCCACGCAGGATGTAGGTGGGCTCGTAGGTGTACCGACGGTCGTCGGCCGGACCGTGACGCTGCTCGTCGATCGTGATGTCGGCCATCCGGTCGAGGATGCGCTCGAGCGACACCCGTCCTTCGACGCGCGCCAGCGGGCCGCCCGGGCAGCTGTGCACACCGCGGCCGAACGCGATGTGCTCGCGGACGTTCTTGCGGTCGAGGCTGAAGGTGTGCGGATCCTCGAAGCGGACCGGGTCGCGGTTGACCGCCCCCGGGCACACCATGAGCGTGGTACCTGCCGGCACGTCCACACCGCCGAGCTGCGTGGTCTTCTTGGCAAGGCGGAACTGGCTTTTCACCGGGGCATCCATCCGCAGGGCCTCCTCGACGAAGGTCGGGATGCGGCTGCGGTCGTCGCGTAGCGCCTGCTGGATGTCGGGCCGGTCGCCCAGCACCCGCAGCGACGCCGACAGCAACTTGGTGGTGGTCTCCTGGCCCGCCGCGAACAGGAAGGTCGCCGAACGCACGACGTCGATCACCTCAGGCGTCGAGCCGTCCGGGTATTTCGCGGTCGCCAGCGCGGTCAGCACGTCGTCACGAGGTTCCTTGCGTCGATCCTCAAGGTAGCGAACGAATTTGTCGTCGAGCCAGGCCAGCGGGTTCATCGCGAGCTGATCACCGTCGAGCGATCCCACGATCGCGCCGGGCCGCGGAGCGCCCAGCACGTGCCGGAACTCGTCGTGATCCTCCTCTGGAACGCCGAGCAGATCGGCGATCACCAACAGGGAGAACGGTTTGGCGTACTGGCTCAGGAACTCACAGCTGCCGTCGTCGATGAAGTCGTCGAGGCACTCGTCGGCCAGCCGCCACATGAAGTCCTCGTTCTCCTTGAGGCGCCGCGGTGTCAGGAGCCGGTTCAGAAGCGACCGTGCGTTGGTGTGCTCGGGCGGGTCCATGGTGACCATGTGCTCGAACATCGGCAGTTCCTTGCGGTGTTGCTCGATCTGCTCGGTGATGTCGTCACCCTCCGGCGCGAACGGCAGCGGCGGGAACGGGCCGCCGACCGCGATGCACGACGAGAACGTCTCGGTGTCCTTGAGCACCGTGGTGGCCTCTTCGAAGCTGGTGACCGCGAGCACGCCATAGTGCGGCTCGCGCACCACCGGGCACTTGCTGCGCAGGTGGTCGAAGTACGGATGCGGGTCGGGGACCAGTGACTGATCGGTGAAGTAGTCGACGTTGTCGAAGTCCGGTGTCGTGGCCGCAGGATCGGTCGTCGCGGAATCTGACATGGTGCGCTTCCTCCGAATTCGATGTGCGCTGCGGTGGTGTCGCGGCGGGCCGCGCCGCGGGAGCGGAAAAATCCGTGAATTGCTGAGCACTTGCTTAGCATGCCGGTAGAGTCGTGGTCAAGATCACAACGCGCGGCGACGTTACGATTTGGTGTGCGTCGCGGCCGACGTGACGTGCGGCGTTCTCGGAGAGGGGTTCGGGTATGGCATCGGCGCGAAGGATCGGGGCGCCGGACGCGAAGAATCGCATCGTGCTGCTCGATGCCGCCGAACAGTTGATGATCGACGAGGGCTACGCGGCGGTCACATCGCGGCGGGTGGCCGAGCGGGCCGGGCTGAAGCCGCAGCTCGTGCACTACTACTTCCGTACCATGGACGACCTGTTCCTCGCGGTGTTCCGCAGGCGCGCCGAGGAGGGGCTCGAGGTCCAGGCCAAGGCGCTGAACTCCGCGCAGCCGCTGTGGGCGTTGTGGCGCTTCGGCATCGACCCCAGCGCGACGCGGTTGACGATGGAGATCATGGGCGTGGCCAACCATCGCAAGGCCCTGCGCGCCGAGATCGCCCGCTACGCCGAACGGTTCCGCGACGAGCAGACCAAGGCGATGACCGCCGCGCTCGACCGCTACGGCGTCAATTCGGCCGACGTGCCCCCGGTCGTGTGGACCTTCCTGGCCACCAGCGTGTCGCGCGTGATGGTGATGGAGCAGGCCCTCGGCATGTCGGCGGGACACACCGAGGTGCTCGAGTTCTGCGAGAGCTGGCTGCGCCGCATCGAAGGCGAACCGCTGCCGATCGAGATCCCTGGCATTCCAGAGATTTCGGCCTGAGTTTTCCCTCGCGAGCAGACGCAAAACTGCCTGTTTTCGTGCGAAAATGGGCAGTTTTGCGTCTGCTCGCGAGAAACTCACAGCGACAGGATGGTGGCCGAGGCGGTGCCGGGCGCGCCGTACACCTGTGCGAGCCCTACGCGAGGGTGCCCGGGTACCTGACGGTCGCCGGCCTCGCCACGCAGCTGCCGCACGAGTTCGTGCATCTGGCGCAGGCCCGAAGCGCCGATCGGCTCACCGTTGGCGATCAGGCCGCCGTCGGTGTTGACCGGGATCGAGCCGCCGATCTCGGTGGCGCCTTCGGCCAAGAGCTTCTCCTGGTCACCGTCGGCGCACAGACCGGTCTCGGCCATGTGGATCACCTCGGCGCCCGCGTCGGTGTCCTGCAACTGCGCGATGTCGACGTCCTCGGGTCCGATGCCCGCGGCCTCGTAGGCCGCCCTGGCCGCGTACACCGTGGGCGCCACGTCGGACTCGGGCGGAGCCGAGGTCGCGTGCACCTCGTAAGCGCCGAAGGTCCGCGTGCGGATCTCGCTGGCCCGCACGTAGACCGGTGTGGCGGTGTACCTGTGCGCGATGTCGGCGCGGCACATGATCACCGCGGCGGCGCCCTCGTCGGGTGCGCAGAACATGTACTGCGTCAGCGGGTAGTTCAGTGCGGGGGAGGCGAGAATCTCCTCGACGGAGATCTCCTTGCGCCGGAACGCATTGGGGTTCAGCGCGCCGTTGCGGAAGTTCTTGTTGGCCACCCGCGCCAGGGTTTCCTGGCTGATGTTGTGGTCGTGGATGTACTTGTTGGCCTTCATGCCGAAGAACTTCGTGGTGACGAACTGTCCGTTCTGGGCATACCACTGCGGCAGTGCGAGCTTGGCCGGATCGTCGGTGAACGCACCACGCGGATGCTTGTCGAGGCCGACGGCGACGCCGATGTCGTACTTGCCCAACCGGATCGTGTCGGCGGTCTGCTGGATCGCGCTGGCCGAGGTGGCACACGCGTTGAACACGTTGGTGAACGTGATGCCGGTCAACCCCACCAAACGGGTCACCGAATCGGGGTTGGACACCTCGTAACTTCCCCCGAAGCCGAACTGGATGTCCTTCCACTCGACCCCGGCGTCCTTGAGCGCCAGCCGGATCGCCTCGGCGCCCATCTGCACAGCAGGCTTGTCGAAGCGGCCGAACGGGTGCAACCCCACGCCGATGATCGCGACGTCATTGGACATGCTGATGCCTCCTCAGACCGGCTGGAACGCGAACGTGACGACCTCGTTGCCCTCGTCGTCGGTGGTGAACGGAATCATCGTGAGCTCGACCTCCTGGCCGAATTCCAGCTTGGCCGGGTCGTTTTCGGTGAGGCGGCCCTCGACGCGGATGACCGGGCCGGTCTCGTCGGCGAGTTCGACCAGGCCGACGCCGAACGGCACGAAATCCTTACCGGTCGGGCCCGCGTACGGAGCGCCGGGCGGGAAGCCCTGAGTGGTCCACGCGACCACGGTGCCGCGGCGCGGCAGTCGAACCTCGGTTGTGTCGGCGCTGCTGCATCTGGGGCAGTGGTCCTGTACGGGGAACACGTACGACCCGCAGCTGCCGCATTTGCTGCCGATCAACTGCGGGTTCTCATCGGGCCATGTGGAGATCTCCGGCGCCAGAGCTTTCTGAGTCGACACGTGCTGACGATAACTGGAAATGCGATTCTCGTCCAGTGAGAATCTGCTACCGCTTACCCCGACACCCCGAGCGTCTTCAGCGAGTTCCTCACCGCCACCGGCGGTGGCTTCCACCAACTCGCGTACTGGGCAAGAGATTTCGACGAGGCCGTGACAAACCTCGACCGCGCGGGCTGGCCCAAGGTGTGGTGGGGTGGAGAAGATGCCGGCGTGCGCTTCGCGTACTACGAACCGCCTGCCGGGGCGTCGGTCGTCGAGATCATGGAGTTGACCGACGCGTCGGCAGGGATGGCCGCGTACGTTCGTCGTGCCGCGGCGACGTGGAACGGCACGGATCCGGTGCGCGAACTCGGCGGCGGGTGAGCGGGACGGCGTGCGAGCTCACTTCTTCTTGTTCATGACCTTGTCGGCGGCCACCCAGTGCTCGTCGGCGACCCACAGGCGCGCGAACGCGGCCACCGCCTCCGTGGTGGGCACTCCGTCGATGACGCGTTTGATCTCGCCTGCCGGGCGCCCGGCAAGGGCGCGCGCGATGTCTCGCCAGCCGTCGGCGAACGCCGCACGCGGCAGGACCTGATCGACGAGGCCGACGCGCTCGGCATCGGCGGCATCGAGCACCTGCCCGGTACCCGCGAGCAGCAGGGCCCGGCTGCGACCGACCAGCGTGGCCAGTCGCTCGGCACCGCCCCATGCGGGCATGATCTCCAGCGCGACCTGATTGAAGCCGATCTTGATGTCGTCGGCTGCGATCCGGATGTCGGCCGACACGGCAACCTCTGCGCCGCCGCCGAGGGCATGCCCGTTGAGCGCGGCGATCACCGGACCCTCGAACCCGGCGATGCGGTCGCAGATCGAGCGCATCCGCCACGCCATGGCCCCGGCCTCACGTTCGGTACGCAGTGCCGCAAGCTCTTTGAGATCGCCCCCGGACACGAACGCCCGATCGCCCGCACCGGTGATGGCCAGCGCGCGCGAGCCGGCCGCCCCGTCGAGCGCCTTGTCCAGCTCGTCCATGGTGTCGAGCGAGATGGCGTTGCGGGCATGCGGCCGGTCGATGGTGATGACCGCCAGTTCGCCATCCAGTTCGAGGTCGACCATCAATCGTTCTCCACTTCCGGTATTGGCATTCTCGTGTCCCGAGAATAACATCACCGGTGTGCGCGACATCCCCGTTGAGCTGATCAAACGGTACGTCGAGGAAGGGTGGTGGACGCCGCAGACGCTTGGGCAGATGCTGGCCGACGGCCTGGCCGCCGGCTCGGACGTCACGTTCTGCGTGCACTCCGATGTGCGGCCCTATGCCGGAACCTTCGGCGAGGTCGAGACGCTGGCGCGCCGGCTCGCGGCGGGCCTGCGAGCGCGTGGGGTGGGGCCGGGGGACGTGATCGCGTTCCAGCTGCCGAACTGGATGGAGGCGGCTGCCGTGTTCTGGGCGTCGGCCTTCCTCGGTGCGGTCACCGTGCCGATCGTGCACTTCTACGGCCGCAAGGAACTCGGCCACATCTTGTCCACCGCCGAACCCAAGGTGTTCCTCACGACCGAGCGGTTCGGCCGCATGAGCTTTCAGCCCGATCTGTGTTCGGCGGTGCCGATCGTGGGCCTGGTCGGCGAGTCGTCGTTCG
This genomic window from Mycolicibacterium goodii contains:
- a CDS encoding enoyl-CoA hydratase/isomerase family protein, which translates into the protein MVDLELDGELAVITIDRPHARNAISLDTMDELDKALDGAAGSRALAITGAGDRAFVSGGDLKELAALRTEREAGAMAWRMRSICDRIAGFEGPVIAALNGHALGGGAEVAVSADIRIAADDIKIGFNQVALEIMPAWGGAERLATLVGRSRALLLAGTGQVLDAADAERVGLVDQVLPRAAFADGWRDIARALAGRPAGEIKRVIDGVPTTEAVAAFARLWVADEHWVAADKVMNKKK
- a CDS encoding Zn-ribbon domain-containing OB-fold protein; this encodes MSTQKALAPEISTWPDENPQLIGSKCGSCGSYVFPVQDHCPRCSSADTTEVRLPRRGTVVAWTTQGFPPGAPYAGPTGKDFVPFGVGLVELADETGPVIRVEGRLTENDPAKLEFGQEVELTMIPFTTDDEGNEVVTFAFQPV
- a CDS encoding thiolase family protein, coding for MSNDVAIIGVGLHPFGRFDKPAVQMGAEAIRLALKDAGVEWKDIQFGFGGSYEVSNPDSVTRLVGLTGITFTNVFNACATSASAIQQTADTIRLGKYDIGVAVGLDKHPRGAFTDDPAKLALPQWYAQNGQFVTTKFFGMKANKYIHDHNISQETLARVANKNFRNGALNPNAFRRKEISVEEILASPALNYPLTQYMFCAPDEGAAAVIMCRADIAHRYTATPVYVRASEIRTRTFGAYEVHATSAPPESDVAPTVYAARAAYEAAGIGPEDVDIAQLQDTDAGAEVIHMAETGLCADGDQEKLLAEGATEIGGSIPVNTDGGLIANGEPIGASGLRQMHELVRQLRGEAGDRQVPGHPRVGLAQVYGAPGTASATILSL
- a CDS encoding TetR/AcrR family transcriptional regulator, with translation MASARRIGAPDAKNRIVLLDAAEQLMIDEGYAAVTSRRVAERAGLKPQLVHYYFRTMDDLFLAVFRRRAEEGLEVQAKALNSAQPLWALWRFGIDPSATRLTMEIMGVANHRKALRAEIARYAERFRDEQTKAMTAALDRYGVNSADVPPVVWTFLATSVSRVMVMEQALGMSAGHTEVLEFCESWLRRIEGEPLPIEIPGIPEISA
- a CDS encoding MCE family protein, whose amino-acid sequence is MLTRLIRTQLIIFTIASIVGVAVMLFSYMQVPTLLGLGRITVTLQLPATGGLYQFSNVTYRGSQIGKVTDVKLTETGVEATLSLDRSPKVPADLQAQVRSMSAVGEQYVELLPRKDSGPYLENGSVIPMSETTVPQAVGPMLDQLSALVDTIPKDKLSQLLDESYEAFNGTGFDFGSLLDSASTITGDASAVSDQTRALIDDSGPFLDAQAQTADSIRTWARSLAGITQTVSDNDAPIRKVLRDGPGFAHETSRLLDGIKPTLPVLLANLTTIGQIAVTYNPSIEQLLVLLPPYVAQIQTYTPTNSPAGLPNGEFSLGLGDPSSCTVGFLPPSAWRSPADESDMDTPDNLYCKLPQDSPVAVRGARNYPCMAHPGKRAPTVELCNDPNGYQPLAQRQHTLGPYPFDPNLIAQGVAPDSRVRPDDKIFGPLQGSPLPPGVTEPPPGPPPTPQPPPNFAGTNPGPMLPGQPIYVDPPVPGQPPAPIRNPEIVPLPPAQLPQATEVPVPHGLTAPPPATEPGAPVAAPSAYDGGKPSGPAVTVAKYNPRNGEYLGADGKLYRQANLVGGAKSWQDLMPS
- a CDS encoding cytochrome P450, which translates into the protein MSDSATTDPAATTPDFDNVDYFTDQSLVPDPHPYFDHLRSKCPVVREPHYGVLAVTSFEEATTVLKDTETFSSCIAVGGPFPPLPFAPEGDDITEQIEQHRKELPMFEHMVTMDPPEHTNARSLLNRLLTPRRLKENEDFMWRLADECLDDFIDDGSCEFLSQYAKPFSLLVIADLLGVPEEDHDEFRHVLGAPRPGAIVGSLDGDQLAMNPLAWLDDKFVRYLEDRRKEPRDDVLTALATAKYPDGSTPEVIDVVRSATFLFAAGQETTTKLLSASLRVLGDRPDIQQALRDDRSRIPTFVEEALRMDAPVKSQFRLAKKTTQLGGVDVPAGTTLMVCPGAVNRDPVRFEDPHTFSLDRKNVREHIAFGRGVHSCPGGPLARVEGRVSLERILDRMADITIDEQRHGPADDRRYTYEPTYILRGLTELHIEFAPVR